From the Streptomyces syringium genome, one window contains:
- a CDS encoding GNAT family N-acetyltransferase: MFAISLGDDGAELRPLEPWNAEEYLAHIDRSREYIGRHIALADRAVDLASATAFLQLYADKKAADSGRIYGIWADGTLVGGVLFRTFDAGAGTCEVGCWLEESAVGRGLVTRAIKVLIDWAVDGRGIHRVEWLAASANTASINVAKRLGMARDAVLRESNLYRGVRHDMEIWSVLAPRWRELREAAG, from the coding sequence ATGTTCGCGATATCGCTGGGAGACGACGGTGCCGAGCTGCGGCCTCTGGAGCCGTGGAACGCCGAGGAGTACCTGGCCCACATCGACCGGTCACGCGAGTACATCGGGCGCCATATCGCGCTGGCGGACCGCGCCGTCGACCTCGCGTCCGCGACCGCGTTCCTCCAGTTGTACGCGGACAAGAAGGCCGCCGACAGCGGCCGTATCTACGGCATCTGGGCGGACGGGACCCTCGTGGGTGGTGTCCTCTTCCGGACCTTCGACGCCGGAGCCGGCACCTGCGAGGTCGGCTGCTGGCTGGAGGAGTCGGCCGTCGGCCGCGGGCTGGTCACACGCGCGATCAAGGTGCTCATCGACTGGGCGGTCGACGGACGCGGGATCCACCGCGTGGAGTGGCTGGCGGCCTCCGCCAATACCGCGAGCATCAACGTCGCCAAGAGGCTCGGGATGGCGCGGGACGCGGTGCTGCGGGAGAGCAACCTGTACCGCGGCGTACGCCACGACATGGAGATCTGGTCGGTGCTGGCCCCGCGGTGGCGCGAGCTACGCGAAGCGGCCGGGTGA